The Cervus canadensis isolate Bull #8, Minnesota chromosome X, ASM1932006v1, whole genome shotgun sequence genome contains a region encoding:
- the LOC122435885 gene encoding melanoma-associated antigen B6-like codes for MPRRQKSKVRGHEKHHQARAETQGLHDQATTSRGEETTSSSPPDLESAPSSSSAAGTPKEPQGAQGTTSAAAGAIPKRFGVGAAARSRADVCGAVGSRAGVGAAARSRADVCGAARSRADVCGAARSRADVCGAARSRADVSAAACSTADVCSAARSRADVGAAARSRADVCGAARSRADVGAPARSRADVCGAARSRAGVGAAACSRADVCGAARSRADVCGAARSRADVGAAARSRADVCGAARSRADVGAPARSRANVCGAARSRADGGAAARSRADVCGAACSRADVGAAACSIADVCGAARSRAGVGAAACSRADVCGAARSRAEVGAAARSRADVGAAARSRADVGAAARSRADVCGAARSRAGVGAAARSRALVGAEGQGQGGENSSQASAAAESSHTDPLTKNVEVLLQKMLYKYKERELIKRSEMLKAINKRYRGQFPEILRRASEHIEMVFGLVLKEVRPDGHSYILVSNLDLSDSESMRGDRGLPKNGLLMPLLGVIYLNGHRLSEEKIWKILNFLGIYDGRRHFIFGDTRKFLTEDLVREEYVEYRQVPGSDPPRYEFLWGRKALMESNKMKVLEFLAKVNDTVPATFLEHFEESSEEEVESTSARAVASVGTSASGWAGTSVWDTAGISVSVWDGPSAAAQAEHPASAMPGISAAASAGPSVSASAHARAACSRSSRP; via the coding sequence ATGCCCCGTAGGCAGAAGAGTAAGGTCCGTGGTCATGAGAAACATCACCAGGCCCGGGCTGAGACCCAGGGTCTTCATGATCAAGCCACCACCTCTAGGGGAGAAGagaccacctcctcctcccctcctgatTTAGAGAGTGCTCCCTCAAGCTCCTCAGCTGCTGGCACCCCGAAGGAGCCTCAGGGAGCCCAAGGCACCACCAGTGCTGCTGCAGGTGCTATACCCAAAAGATTTGGTGTCGGTGCTGCAGCACGCTCAAGAGCTGATGTCTGTGGTGCAGTAGGCTCAAGAGCTGGTGTCGGTGCCGCAGCACGCTCAAGAGCTGATGTCTGTGGTGCAGCACGCTCAAGAGCTGATGTCTGTGGTGCAGCACGCTCAAGAGCTGATGTCTGTGGTGCAGCACGCTCAAGAGCTGATGTCAGTGCTGCAGCATGCTCAACAGCTGATGTCTGTAGTGCAGCACGCTCAAGAGCTGATGTCGGTGCTGCAGCACGCTCAAGAGCTGATGTCTGTGGTGCAGCACGCTCAAGAGCTGATGTCGGTGCTCCAGCACGCTCAAGAGCTGATGTCTGTGGTGCAGCACGCTCAAGAGCTGGTGTTGGTGCTGCAGCATGCTCAAGAGCTGATGTCTGTGGTGCAGCACGCTCAAGAGCTGATGTCTGTGGTGCAGCACGCTCAAGAGCTGATGTCGGTGCTGCAGCACGCTCAAGAGCTGATGTCTGTGGTGCAGCACGCTCAAGAGCTGATGTCGGTGCTCCAGCACGCTCAAGAGCTAATGTCTGTGGTGCAGCACGCTCAAGAGCTGATGGCGGTGCTGCAGCACGCTCAAGAGCTGATGTCTGTGGTGCAGCATGTTCAAGAGCTGATGTCGGTGCTGCAGCATGCTCAATAGCTGATGTCTGTGGTGCAGCACGCTCAAGAGCTGGTGTCGGTGCTGCAGCATGCTCAAGAGCTGATGTCTGTGGTGCAGCACGCTCAAGAGCTGAAGTCGGTGCTGCAGCACGCTCAAGAGCTGATGTCGGTGCTGCAGCACGCTCAAGAGCTGATGTCGGTGCTGCAGCACGCTCAAGAGCTGATGTCTGTGGTGCAGCACGCTCAAGAGCTGGTGTCGGTGCTGCAGCACGCTCAAGAGCTCTTGTCGGTGCCGAGGGCCAAGGTCAGGGAGGTGAAAATTCCTCCCAGGCCTCAGCTGCTGCTGAGAGCTCTCACACAGATCCTCTGACCAAGAACGTCGAGGTGTTGCTACAGAAGATGCTGTATAAGTATAAGGAGAGGGAGCTCATTAAGAGGTCAGAAATGCTGAAGGCAATCAATAAGAGGTACAGGGGGCAATTCCCTGAGATCCTCAGGAGAGCCTCTGAGCACATAGAGATGGTGTTTGGCCTGGTCCTGAAGGAAGTCAGGCCCGACGGTCACTCCTATATCCTGGTGAGCAACCTAGATCTCAGCGACAGTGAGTCTATGAGAGGTGACCGGGGGCTGCCGAAGAATGGTCTTCTGATGCCTCTTCTGGGTGTCATCTACTTGAATGGCCACCGCCTCTCTGAGGAGAAGATCTGGAAGATCCTGAATTTTCTGGGCATCTATGATGGAAGAAGGCACTTCATCTTTGGAGATACCAGGAAGTTCCTCACAGAAGATCTGGTGCGGGAAGAGTACGTGGAGTACCGCCAGGTGCCAGGCAGCGATCCCCCTCGCTATGAGTTCCTGTGGGGTCGGAAAGCACTCATGGAATCCAACAAGATGAAAGTCCTGGAGTTTTTGGCCAAGGTCAATGATACGGTCCCTGCTACCTTCCTGGAGCATTTTGAGGAGtcttctgaagaggaagtagAGAGCACCAGCGCCAGAGCTGTAGCCAGTGTTGGCACTTCTGCCTCGGGCTGGGCTGGCACGTCTGTCTGGGATACTGCAGGCATTTCTGTCTCGGTCTGGGATGGCCCTTCTGCTGCAGCCCAGGCTGAGCATCCTGCCTCAGCCATGCCTGGCATTTCTGCTGCAGCCAGTGCTGGCCCTTCTGTCTCGGCCAGTGCCCACGCTAGGGCCGCATGCAGCCGGTCATCTCGCCCCTAG